One Actinoplanes missouriensis 431 DNA segment encodes these proteins:
- a CDS encoding DinB family protein, translating to MTIEFPAPTTPAADQAEVFVRYLDYYRETLLSKVAALPAAELRASRLPSGWTPLELVKHLRHVERRWIEWGFQGAPVDDPWADRRDDRWHVGPAESLEQLTAELRAQGEHTTAVARGTALDAIGRPGPRWDGADPASLERILFHLLQEYARHTGHIDIVAELTGGPTGE from the coding sequence ATGACCATCGAGTTCCCCGCACCGACGACGCCCGCCGCCGACCAGGCCGAGGTCTTCGTCCGCTACCTGGACTACTACCGGGAGACCCTGCTGTCCAAGGTGGCCGCGCTGCCGGCCGCCGAGCTGCGCGCCAGCCGCCTGCCCTCCGGCTGGACCCCGCTGGAGCTGGTCAAGCACCTGCGCCACGTGGAACGCCGCTGGATCGAGTGGGGTTTCCAGGGCGCCCCCGTCGACGACCCGTGGGCCGACCGCCGTGACGACCGCTGGCACGTCGGCCCCGCGGAGTCCCTGGAGCAGCTGACCGCCGAGCTGCGCGCCCAGGGCGAGCACACCACGGCCGTCGCCCGCGGGACCGCCCTGGACGCGATCGGCCGGCCGGGTCCCCGCTGGGACGGCGCCGACCCGGCCTCCCTGGAGCGGATCCTCTTCCACCTGCTCCAGGAGTACGCCCGGCACACCGGCCACATCGACATCGTCGCCGAACTGACGGGCGGCCCCACCGGCGAGTGA
- a CDS encoding endonuclease/exonuclease/phosphatase family protein codes for MLRFLTWNIRLGGGDRLPAIIEVVKAERPDILAVQELRDFDGYGGRKLTAFAEATGMTAHLSRSVFGQPVAVLVRPPLRITRRSSVRWRLHHAAAAVTVPTAAGPLTVVSTHLNPFSPYRRMREARWLAARHATGSGLTLIAGDLNGLAPAEDHAAALAELPPRYRPRHVSPSGEPDTRAVAAFLEAGFTDLGRTAGTTVPTTGLGGKEFGSMRLDYVLVSPRLASRAGTPQVIRTELTDHASDHYPVRVDLDILGG; via the coding sequence ATGCTGCGGTTCCTGACCTGGAACATCCGCCTCGGCGGAGGCGATCGCCTTCCGGCGATCATCGAGGTGGTCAAGGCCGAGCGACCGGACATCCTGGCGGTCCAAGAGCTTCGCGATTTCGACGGGTACGGGGGACGGAAACTCACCGCCTTCGCCGAAGCCACCGGCATGACGGCGCACCTGTCCCGCTCGGTGTTCGGTCAGCCGGTGGCGGTGCTGGTCCGTCCACCGCTGCGGATCACCCGCCGGTCGAGCGTGCGCTGGCGTCTCCATCACGCGGCGGCCGCCGTCACGGTCCCCACGGCGGCCGGCCCGCTGACCGTGGTGAGCACCCACCTCAACCCGTTCTCCCCGTACCGCCGGATGCGCGAGGCCCGCTGGCTGGCCGCCCGCCACGCCACCGGTTCCGGCCTGACCTTGATCGCCGGCGACCTGAACGGCCTGGCCCCCGCCGAGGACCACGCGGCGGCGCTGGCCGAGCTGCCGCCCCGCTACCGCCCGCGCCACGTGAGCCCGTCCGGCGAGCCGGACACCCGCGCGGTGGCCGCCTTCCTGGAGGCCGGCTTCACGGACCTGGGCCGCACCGCCGGAACCACCGTGCCCACCACGGGCCTGGGCGGCAAGGAGTTCGGCTCGATGCGCCTCGACTACGTGCTGGTCAGCCCGCGGCTGGCGAGCCGGGCCGGCACCCCGCAGGTCATCCGCACCGAGCTGACGGATCACGCTTCGGACCACTATCCGGTACGCGTGGACCTGGACATACTCGGCGGATGA
- a CDS encoding phosphatase PAP2 family protein produces MDDTRVVERTGWAPVRHFAERSVLGLIAVLAVGLGFGVLLLLVRFHWGPLQDLDRSVADGLNRWASGSETVVAVLQQISSAGGRGFMIPLVALLVLMLIIRRRPRPALYLVVTGLGAMILDPSLKALIGRVRPVVEVPVATAPGNSFPSGHALGSMVVYGMIVLVFLPAVRRRWRPFFIGAAAVIVAAIGFTRIALGVHFLSDVLAGWLLGVAWISATAYAFRMWRREAGHTDPHLTDGLEPEAGPDLRLAPAEGPVLPHPWAKAAEILVGWVFVFGLLYLVGYTVTRWTPGFDTGFVEWLQTFRTERLDKWSWAWSKAGDTHAILFISLIFCPLALALWRQWRPVLFLVLTMVGELTLFLCAAAAVGRPRPPVEQLDGQMPTSSFPSGHIAATMCLWAAIAIITMARIRQPWRWIFPALAVIMPLGVALSRMYRGMHHPTDMLGAAILTTAWLTVLWFTIRPNAHPASATEAASEAVAATDSDRLEPAR; encoded by the coding sequence ATGGATGACACCCGTGTGGTAGAGCGCACCGGCTGGGCGCCGGTCCGGCACTTCGCCGAGCGCAGCGTGCTCGGCTTGATCGCGGTGCTGGCGGTCGGCCTCGGCTTCGGCGTGCTGTTGCTGCTGGTCCGGTTCCACTGGGGACCGCTGCAGGACCTCGACCGGTCGGTGGCGGACGGCCTGAACCGCTGGGCGTCCGGCTCGGAGACAGTGGTCGCGGTGCTGCAGCAGATCTCCTCGGCCGGCGGGCGCGGCTTCATGATTCCGCTGGTCGCGCTGCTGGTGCTGATGCTGATCATCCGGCGCCGGCCACGCCCGGCGCTCTACCTGGTGGTCACCGGCCTCGGGGCGATGATCCTGGACCCGTCGCTCAAGGCGCTGATCGGCCGGGTCCGCCCGGTCGTCGAGGTCCCGGTCGCGACCGCGCCCGGCAACAGCTTCCCGAGCGGGCACGCGCTCGGTTCGATGGTCGTCTACGGGATGATCGTGCTGGTCTTCCTGCCCGCCGTGCGGCGCCGGTGGCGGCCGTTCTTCATCGGCGCGGCGGCGGTGATCGTCGCGGCGATCGGGTTCACCCGGATCGCGCTCGGCGTGCACTTCCTCTCCGACGTCCTCGCCGGGTGGCTGCTCGGCGTGGCGTGGATCAGCGCTACCGCGTACGCGTTCCGGATGTGGCGCCGCGAGGCCGGCCACACCGATCCGCACCTGACCGACGGCCTGGAGCCGGAGGCCGGTCCGGACCTGCGCCTGGCGCCCGCCGAGGGCCCGGTCCTACCGCACCCGTGGGCCAAGGCCGCCGAGATCCTGGTCGGCTGGGTGTTCGTCTTCGGTCTGCTCTACCTGGTCGGATACACGGTGACCCGGTGGACGCCGGGCTTCGACACCGGCTTCGTCGAGTGGCTGCAGACGTTCCGCACCGAGCGTCTCGACAAGTGGAGCTGGGCATGGAGCAAGGCCGGTGACACGCACGCGATCCTCTTCATCTCGCTGATCTTCTGCCCGCTCGCGCTGGCGCTCTGGCGGCAGTGGCGCCCGGTGCTGTTCCTGGTGCTGACCATGGTCGGCGAGCTCACCCTCTTCCTCTGCGCGGCGGCCGCGGTCGGCCGTCCCCGCCCGCCGGTCGAGCAGCTCGACGGCCAGATGCCGACCTCGTCGTTCCCGTCCGGCCACATCGCCGCGACGATGTGCCTCTGGGCCGCCATCGCGATCATCACGATGGCCCGGATTCGTCAGCCCTGGCGCTGGATCTTCCCGGCGCTCGCGGTGATCATGCCGCTCGGCGTGGCGCTCTCCCGCATGTACCGGGGCATGCACCACCCCACCGACATGCTGGGCGCCGCCATCCTCACCACCGCCTGGCTGACCGTCCTCTGGTTCACGATCCGCCCGAACGCGCACCCCGCATCGGCCACCGAGGCAGCGTCAGAAGCGGTCGCGGCGACTGATTCTGATCGCCTAGAGCCGGCCCGCTGA
- a CDS encoding YihY/virulence factor BrkB family protein, whose amino-acid sequence MSSTEPVPETRTMSGDELSADDAFVALRHYGRWPLLRDAFIRFRYGDGFSHSRAFALQLCLAIVPFLIALSGLATDLGVESGGQVVADTVIALTPGASEPVVRELLDDGDKTEEAGELALALGMVTGLVALTTAMAQVERGANRIYGVERDRPAIAKYIRAAVLAFTAGLPALFGFLLLVAGRAAGESAEREFGLPGGVRVAWDVVRWPVSLALIVFAVGALFRYSARRKQPALSWLLFGAVVATVLWWIASLLLAGYIRVSDSFGATYGPLTAIMALLLWANLTGVAFFLGLAFAAQLEASRVGARPAQEDQWEPEPDIPAQRAPGVPVEPSG is encoded by the coding sequence TTGAGCAGTACCGAACCGGTCCCCGAGACCCGCACGATGTCCGGGGACGAGCTCTCCGCCGACGACGCGTTCGTGGCGCTGCGGCACTACGGCCGGTGGCCGCTGCTGCGGGACGCGTTCATCCGGTTCCGGTACGGCGACGGCTTCAGCCACTCCCGGGCGTTCGCGCTGCAGCTGTGCCTGGCGATCGTGCCGTTCCTGATCGCGCTCTCCGGCCTGGCCACGGATCTCGGGGTGGAGTCCGGCGGCCAGGTGGTCGCGGACACCGTCATCGCGCTCACCCCGGGGGCGAGCGAACCCGTGGTCCGCGAGCTGCTGGACGACGGCGACAAGACCGAGGAGGCCGGCGAGCTGGCCCTGGCGCTCGGTATGGTGACCGGCCTGGTGGCGCTGACCACGGCGATGGCGCAGGTGGAGCGGGGCGCGAACCGGATCTACGGGGTGGAGCGGGATCGCCCGGCGATCGCGAAGTACATCCGGGCCGCGGTCCTCGCGTTCACCGCCGGGCTGCCCGCGCTCTTCGGCTTCCTGCTGCTCGTGGCGGGCCGGGCGGCGGGGGAGTCGGCGGAACGCGAGTTCGGCCTGCCCGGCGGGGTCCGGGTGGCGTGGGACGTGGTGCGCTGGCCGGTCAGCCTGGCGCTTATCGTGTTCGCGGTCGGCGCGCTGTTCCGGTACTCGGCGCGGCGCAAGCAGCCGGCGCTGTCCTGGCTGCTCTTCGGTGCCGTGGTGGCGACCGTGCTCTGGTGGATCGCGAGTCTGCTGCTGGCCGGGTACATCCGGGTGAGTGACAGCTTCGGCGCGACCTACGGGCCGCTGACCGCGATCATGGCGTTGCTGCTCTGGGCGAACCTGACGGGTGTCGCGTTCTTCCTGGGTCTGGCGTTCGCCGCGCAGCTGGAGGCGAGCCGGGTGGGCGCCCGGCCCGCGCAGGAGGACCAGTGGGAGCCGGAACCGGACATCCCGGCACAACGGGCACCCGGTGTACCGGTCGAACCGTCCGGGTAA
- a CDS encoding diacylglycerol/lipid kinase family protein, protein MTGPRSAVVVNPVKVADLDHLRAAVGEALQKAGWPEPRWYETTPEDPGRGQAKKAMADGAELVFACGGDGTVTAVVTALAGTRTALAVLPAGTGNLLAANLGLGTDPATGLQVALEGGRRRIDVGMIDDRCFVVMAGMGFDAQMLEDTSETAKRRIGWLAYVGGAAKHLLDRPMRARIRLDGGAPMPRHPRAIIVGNVGRLQGGVRLLSKAEPDDGKLNVAILSPANLAHWAALAWAVLRRQDRVPLMETYTASRVEIYSNRAQPRQLDGDLIAPGKVMKIHVRPKALLLCVPQPDADPDLAEDAGAVADRAEQL, encoded by the coding sequence GTGACTGGACCCCGCTCCGCCGTCGTGGTGAACCCCGTCAAGGTGGCCGATCTCGATCATTTGCGTGCCGCCGTCGGCGAGGCTCTGCAGAAGGCCGGCTGGCCCGAGCCCCGGTGGTACGAGACGACGCCCGAGGACCCCGGCCGTGGCCAGGCGAAGAAGGCGATGGCGGACGGCGCCGAGCTGGTCTTCGCGTGCGGCGGCGACGGCACGGTGACGGCTGTCGTCACCGCCCTGGCCGGGACGAGGACCGCGCTGGCCGTCCTCCCGGCCGGCACCGGCAACCTGCTCGCCGCGAACCTGGGCCTCGGCACCGACCCGGCTACCGGCCTGCAGGTGGCGCTCGAGGGCGGCCGCCGCCGGATCGACGTCGGCATGATCGACGACAGGTGTTTCGTGGTGATGGCCGGCATGGGCTTCGACGCCCAGATGCTGGAGGACACGTCGGAGACCGCGAAACGGCGGATCGGCTGGCTGGCGTACGTCGGAGGCGCCGCCAAGCACCTGCTGGACCGTCCGATGCGGGCCCGGATCCGGCTGGACGGCGGCGCGCCGATGCCCCGCCACCCGCGCGCGATCATCGTGGGCAACGTGGGCCGGTTGCAGGGCGGCGTGCGGCTGCTCAGCAAGGCCGAACCGGACGACGGCAAGCTGAACGTGGCGATCCTCAGCCCGGCGAACCTGGCGCACTGGGCGGCGCTCGCCTGGGCGGTGCTGCGCCGGCAGGACCGGGTGCCGCTGATGGAGACGTACACCGCATCGCGTGTGGAGATCTACAGCAACCGGGCACAGCCCCGGCAGCTGGACGGAGATCTGATCGCACCGGGGAAGGTCATGAAGATTCACGTACGACCGAAAGCGCTGCTGCTCTGCGTGCCGCAGCCGGACGCCGACCCCGACCTGGCGGAGGACGCCGGCGCCGTGGCCGATCGGGCGGAACAGCTTTGA
- a CDS encoding DUF1990 family protein yields MTELTYPHVGATRTGPLPAGYRHLRYRTRIGAGEAVLTRAGEAILTFAMHRATGARIVADAGRAAPGVRLTVGLGPLRAPCEVVWVSEHGFGYGTRPGHPATGEEAFQVEIDDRGDVWFTVTAFSRPAGTLMRLGGPVAVGFQHLYARLCGRALRRVSTVTS; encoded by the coding sequence GTGACCGAGCTGACTTATCCACACGTCGGGGCGACCCGTACCGGCCCGCTCCCGGCCGGGTACCGCCACCTGCGCTACCGCACCCGGATCGGCGCCGGCGAGGCCGTCCTCACCCGGGCCGGCGAGGCGATTCTCACGTTCGCGATGCACCGGGCCACCGGGGCACGGATCGTCGCCGACGCCGGGCGCGCCGCTCCCGGCGTCCGGCTCACCGTGGGCCTGGGCCCGCTGCGCGCGCCCTGCGAGGTTGTCTGGGTCTCCGAGCACGGCTTCGGGTACGGGACCCGCCCCGGTCACCCTGCCACCGGCGAGGAGGCGTTCCAGGTCGAGATCGACGACCGGGGCGACGTGTGGTTCACGGTCACCGCGTTCAGCCGCCCGGCCGGGACCCTGATGCGGCTCGGCGGTCCGGTGGCGGTGGGGTTCCAGCACCTGTACGCGCGCCTGTGCGGCCGGGCGCTACGGCGGGTGAGTACCGTTACGTCGTGA
- a CDS encoding MBL fold metallo-hydrolase: MSTTSVTWWGHSTVWLADSGVTLLTDPVLTDRLAHLRRMAGPTPSLPGAPDAVLLSHLHADHFHAASLKAVPGSPLLVVPRGAGSFTAKALGRAAAQRVIEVAPGEETTIAGVRVRAVPARHDGGRGPWSRERAVALGYVIEGSARTWFAGDTGLFDEMSSIGPLDLALIPVGGWGPTLGAHGHLDAVDAAEALRRVKTAWAVPVHYGTLWPAGMGRIRRHMFDEPGARFAEHAARTSPETRVRVLAHGETLTVGPAA; the protein is encoded by the coding sequence GTGAGTACGACATCGGTCACCTGGTGGGGACACAGCACCGTCTGGCTCGCCGACTCCGGCGTCACCCTGCTCACCGACCCGGTGCTCACCGACCGCCTCGCCCACCTGCGCCGGATGGCCGGCCCGACGCCGTCGCTGCCCGGGGCGCCCGACGCCGTGCTCCTGTCGCATCTGCACGCCGACCACTTCCACGCCGCCTCGCTGAAAGCCGTGCCCGGTTCACCTCTTCTCGTGGTTCCGCGCGGCGCCGGGTCGTTCACCGCGAAAGCGCTGGGCCGCGCGGCGGCCCAGCGCGTGATCGAGGTCGCGCCGGGTGAGGAGACGACCATTGCGGGGGTACGGGTCCGCGCCGTCCCCGCCCGGCACGACGGAGGCCGCGGCCCGTGGTCGCGGGAACGAGCCGTCGCCCTCGGTTACGTCATCGAGGGCAGCGCGCGCACCTGGTTCGCGGGCGACACCGGACTCTTCGACGAGATGTCCTCGATCGGGCCGCTGGACCTGGCGCTGATCCCGGTCGGCGGCTGGGGGCCGACGCTCGGCGCGCACGGCCACCTCGACGCGGTGGACGCGGCCGAGGCGCTGCGCCGGGTCAAGACGGCCTGGGCGGTGCCGGTGCACTACGGCACGCTCTGGCCGGCCGGGATGGGCCGGATCCGGCGGCACATGTTCGACGAGCCGGGGGCGCGGTTCGCCGAGCACGCCGCCCGCACGTCACCGGAGACCCGGGTGCGGGTGCTGGCACACGGCGAGACTCTGACGGTGGGGCCGGCGGCATGA
- a CDS encoding DedA family protein, which translates to MIAELGTIASLFAIVAFGAIVPVVPTGAAVSGAAALAFHTQPLTIVLVLIAGAAGAYVGDLVMYAMCRLGGESLARRLRWLRDEQRLASVKHRLEEKQVPVLLVSRLIPGGRVPVLLAAAFVGLPWRTFVVANVPACALWSVVYAAIGLAGGSIFPEPWQGVIAAVVLILIVNQSMTWFSRRRSVNTSNASGLASPPSPPP; encoded by the coding sequence GTGATCGCTGAACTCGGCACCATCGCCTCGCTCTTCGCGATCGTGGCGTTCGGCGCGATCGTGCCTGTCGTCCCGACCGGCGCGGCGGTGAGCGGCGCCGCCGCCCTCGCGTTCCACACCCAGCCGCTCACCATCGTGCTGGTCCTGATCGCCGGGGCCGCCGGGGCGTACGTGGGTGACCTGGTGATGTACGCGATGTGCCGGCTCGGCGGGGAATCGCTGGCCCGGCGGCTGCGCTGGCTGCGCGACGAGCAGCGGCTCGCCTCGGTCAAGCATCGCCTGGAGGAGAAACAGGTCCCGGTCCTGCTGGTGTCCCGGCTGATTCCGGGCGGCCGGGTGCCGGTACTGCTCGCCGCCGCGTTCGTCGGCCTGCCCTGGCGGACGTTCGTGGTCGCGAACGTCCCGGCCTGCGCGCTCTGGTCGGTCGTCTACGCCGCGATCGGGCTGGCCGGCGGCTCGATCTTCCCCGAGCCGTGGCAGGGGGTGATCGCCGCGGTCGTGCTGATCCTGATCGTCAACCAGTCGATGACCTGGTTCTCCCGGCGGCGGTCGGTCAATACTTCAAATGCGTCCGGGTTAGCTTCGCCGCCTTCTCCACCACCGTGA
- a CDS encoding serine hydrolase, translating into MVAAAGILGGGVLVARGMTGDGSAASAVPLAGAFKQAPPAAAPKPSASPTPTGPSPEELAAQERAKRVKALNAALKKYAATVPEFSVAVLDKTTGEAYSYRGDEKYETASVVKVQVLACLLLTAQDRGRKVTSSEDALAKKMIRYSDNAATTSLFSKLGRASAISACNKRLGLTQTRVSSSWGLTRTTVKDQVKLLDALVDEKGELTAASRKYADTLMSTVAEDQDWGVPAVAKAGEEATVKNGWLSRSTENGRWIINSVGRITDDDTDVSIAVLSHLNKTMPSGITVVEKAAKLTRTHLKY; encoded by the coding sequence ATGGTCGCCGCCGCCGGCATCCTGGGCGGCGGTGTGCTGGTGGCGAGGGGCATGACCGGCGACGGTTCCGCCGCGAGCGCGGTGCCGCTGGCCGGCGCGTTCAAGCAGGCCCCGCCGGCCGCCGCGCCGAAACCGAGCGCGAGCCCGACCCCGACCGGCCCGAGCCCGGAGGAGCTGGCAGCGCAGGAGCGGGCGAAACGCGTCAAGGCGCTGAACGCCGCGCTGAAGAAGTATGCGGCCACCGTCCCCGAGTTCTCCGTGGCGGTGCTCGACAAGACCACCGGCGAGGCGTACTCCTACCGCGGCGACGAGAAGTACGAGACGGCCAGCGTCGTGAAGGTGCAGGTCCTGGCATGCCTGCTGCTCACCGCGCAGGACAGGGGCCGCAAGGTCACGTCGAGCGAGGACGCGCTCGCCAAGAAGATGATCAGGTACAGCGACAACGCGGCCACCACGTCGCTCTTCAGCAAGCTGGGCCGGGCGAGCGCGATCAGTGCCTGCAACAAGCGCCTCGGCCTCACCCAGACCAGGGTGAGCAGCTCGTGGGGCCTCACCCGGACCACGGTGAAGGACCAGGTGAAGCTGCTCGACGCGCTGGTCGACGAGAAGGGCGAGCTGACGGCGGCGTCCCGGAAGTACGCGGACACGCTGATGAGCACGGTCGCCGAGGATCAGGACTGGGGTGTCCCCGCGGTCGCGAAGGCGGGGGAGGAGGCGACCGTGAAGAACGGCTGGCTCTCCCGGTCCACCGAGAACGGCCGCTGGATCATCAACTCGGTCGGCCGGATCACCGACGACGACACGGACGTCTCGATCGCGGTGCTGTCGCACCTGAACAAGACGATGCCGAGCGGGATCACGGTGGTGGAGAAGGCGGCGAAGCTAACCCGGACGCATTTGAAGTATTGA
- a CDS encoding S1 family peptidase, translated as MLNPKLRRPIVGLAVGVLVGSGLAAMPGPASAAPAADASALAVALDSKLGTRDAGSYLDSAGKLVVNVTDSATAAEARAAGATVRYVARSGATLAAADNTLKSTLKTPGTAFAVDPVSNQVVVSVDETVTGAKLAAVKATVAKLGDTARIESVAGKMSIKISGGDAIYAPSGGRCSLGFNVRNSAGTYFFLTAGHCTNISSTWTNGSTTLGTRTGSSFPGNDYGIVRYTNTSITKTGGVGSIDIASASTPAVGATVYRRGSTTGTRSGRVTALNSTVNYAEGSVSGLIRTTVCAQPGDSGGPLYSGSTAHGLTSGGSGNCSTGGVTYFQPVVEALNAYGVSVY; from the coding sequence GTGCTCAACCCGAAGCTGCGCCGGCCGATCGTCGGCTTGGCCGTGGGCGTGCTCGTCGGCAGCGGACTGGCCGCCATGCCCGGCCCCGCCTCTGCCGCCCCCGCCGCTGACGCCTCAGCCCTCGCCGTCGCTCTCGACTCCAAGCTCGGCACCCGTGACGCCGGGTCCTACCTGGACTCCGCCGGCAAACTCGTGGTCAACGTGACCGACTCCGCCACCGCCGCCGAGGCCCGCGCGGCCGGCGCGACAGTGCGCTACGTCGCTCGCAGCGGCGCCACCCTGGCCGCCGCCGACAACACGCTGAAGTCCACCCTGAAGACCCCCGGCACCGCGTTCGCCGTCGACCCGGTCAGCAACCAGGTCGTGGTCAGCGTCGACGAGACAGTCACCGGCGCGAAGCTTGCCGCGGTCAAGGCCACCGTCGCGAAGCTCGGCGACACCGCCCGGATCGAATCCGTCGCCGGCAAGATGAGCATCAAGATCTCCGGTGGCGACGCGATCTACGCGCCCAGCGGCGGCCGCTGCTCGCTCGGCTTCAACGTGCGCAACAGCGCCGGCACCTACTTCTTCCTCACCGCCGGCCACTGCACGAACATCTCCTCCACGTGGACCAACGGCTCGACGACGCTCGGCACCCGTACCGGCAGCAGCTTCCCCGGTAACGACTACGGCATCGTCCGCTACACCAACACGTCGATCACCAAGACCGGCGGCGTCGGCTCGATCGACATCGCCTCCGCCTCCACCCCGGCCGTCGGCGCCACGGTCTACCGCCGCGGCTCCACCACCGGCACCCGTTCCGGCCGCGTGACCGCCCTGAACAGCACGGTCAACTACGCCGAGGGCTCGGTCTCCGGCCTGATCCGCACCACCGTCTGCGCCCAGCCCGGCGACAGCGGCGGCCCGCTCTACTCCGGCAGCACCGCCCACGGCCTGACCTCGGGCGGCTCCGGCAACTGCAGCACCGGCGGCGTCACCTACTTCCAGCCGGTGGTCGAGGCCCTCAACGCCTACGGCGTCTCCGTCTACTGA
- a CDS encoding winged helix-turn-helix domain-containing protein, with product MSALAVAHPHAAYPRPVLLRPLPPPAPEDEPVTVTISISGGADGRERILAALRELVDAAGPSAAVELEPVAPAPRADGGIQLDPRARTAFRAGRLLELSRLEYDLLLFLSRHPRQVFSRSQLLTHVWGHRHTTNRTVDVHVSRLRTKLDDPELITTVYGLGYRLADDAPITVVDR from the coding sequence ATGTCTGCTCTCGCCGTCGCTCATCCGCACGCCGCCTATCCCCGTCCGGTCCTGCTGCGACCGCTGCCGCCGCCGGCGCCCGAGGATGAGCCGGTCACCGTGACGATCAGCATCAGCGGCGGCGCCGACGGCCGGGAGCGGATCCTGGCCGCGCTGCGGGAGCTGGTCGACGCGGCCGGCCCGTCCGCGGCGGTCGAGCTCGAGCCGGTCGCGCCGGCGCCGCGCGCGGACGGCGGAATCCAGCTCGATCCCCGCGCGCGGACCGCGTTCCGGGCCGGCCGGCTGCTGGAGCTCAGCCGCCTGGAGTACGACCTGCTGCTCTTCCTCTCCCGCCACCCGCGCCAGGTGTTCAGCCGGTCGCAGCTGCTCACCCACGTCTGGGGTCACCGGCACACCACGAACCGGACGGTCGACGTCCACGTGAGCCGGCTGCGCACGAAGCTCGACGACCCGGAGCTGATCACCACCGTCTACGGCCTGGGTTACCGGCTCGCCGACGACGCGCCGATCACCGTCGTGGACCGGTGA
- a CDS encoding flavin reductase family protein, whose protein sequence is MTVSSLVDADLFRTLLRRHAAAVVVITAPGDEQPAGFTATSFTSVSLDPPLVSFCLAHSASAWPAVAASDVVAVHVLTEEQEHVARTFSTRGIDRFAMHGDWEIGPGGVPLLGGVLARLVCRVVRRVEAGDHTIVLASPVAGAVHDDLAATPLVYHDGTYHNLRKAA, encoded by the coding sequence ATGACCGTCAGCTCACTCGTGGACGCCGATCTCTTCCGTACCCTGCTCCGCCGGCACGCCGCCGCCGTCGTGGTGATCACCGCGCCGGGCGACGAGCAGCCGGCCGGTTTCACGGCGACCTCGTTCACCTCGGTCTCCCTCGACCCGCCGCTGGTCTCCTTCTGCCTTGCGCACAGCGCGTCGGCCTGGCCCGCGGTGGCCGCCTCCGACGTCGTCGCCGTGCACGTGCTCACCGAGGAGCAGGAGCACGTGGCGCGAACCTTCTCCACACGGGGCATCGACCGGTTCGCCATGCACGGCGACTGGGAGATCGGCCCCGGCGGGGTGCCCCTGCTCGGCGGGGTCCTCGCCCGCCTGGTCTGCCGGGTGGTCCGGCGGGTCGAGGCCGGCGACCACACGATCGTGCTGGCCTCTCCGGTGGCCGGCGCGGTGCACGACGACCTCGCGGCGACGCCGCTGGTCTATCACGACGGCACCTATCACAACTTGCGGAAAGCCGCCTGA
- a CDS encoding NAD(P)H-dependent oxidoreductase, giving the protein MTGILVISGNPRSGSRTSVLATAVGAAIAARIGSPDPHVIEVGDLGAGLLTPGDDATRTALAAIAEANLLVVATPTYKGSYTGVLKVLLDQLPAQALAGKLAVPVVTAGVAPQAAAAEALLRQLLVELGAIAVRPGLPVVEADLAETAEIAQKYAAALDW; this is encoded by the coding sequence GTGACGGGAATCCTCGTGATCTCCGGCAATCCCCGCTCCGGTTCACGCACCTCCGTCCTGGCCACCGCCGTCGGCGCGGCGATCGCCGCGCGGATCGGCTCGCCGGACCCGCACGTGATCGAGGTCGGCGATCTCGGGGCCGGGCTGCTGACCCCCGGCGACGACGCGACGAGAACCGCGCTCGCCGCCATCGCCGAGGCGAATCTGCTGGTCGTCGCCACGCCGACCTACAAGGGCAGCTACACCGGCGTGCTCAAGGTTCTGCTGGACCAGCTGCCGGCGCAGGCCCTCGCCGGCAAGCTGGCCGTGCCGGTGGTGACCGCCGGCGTGGCGCCGCAGGCCGCCGCCGCGGAGGCTCTGCTGCGCCAGCTGCTGGTCGAGCTCGGCGCGATCGCGGTCCGGCCCGGCCTGCCCGTGGTCGAGGCGGACCTGGCCGAGACCGCGGAGATCGCCCAGAAGTACGCGGCAGCGCTGGACTGGTGA